The DNA region GGTGGTGGTCGCGTTCGTGGTGGTCGTGGTCGGCACGGTTCAGGCCTCCTGGAGGGCGGGGCGGACGGTCCGGCGTTCGATGCGGCGGTCCTCGGGATCGGCGGCCACGACCCGGTCGACGTACACCCCCGGCAGGTGCACCGCGTCCGGAGCCAGCTTGCCGGGCTCGACGATCCGGTCCGCCTCGACCAGGGTGATCCGCCCCGCCGTCGCGCAGAGCGGGTTGAAGTTGCGGGCGGCCGCGTGGAACACGCAGTTGCCGTGCCGGTCCGCCACCTCCGCCCGGACCAGCGCGAAGTCCGCGGTGATCGCCTCCTCCAGCAGGTACCGGCGGCCGGCGAACTCCCGCACCTCCTTGGGTGGTGAGGCCAGCGCGACCGAGCCGTCCGCCGCGTAGCGCCAGGGCAGCCCGCCCTCCTCGACCTGGGTGCCGACCCCGGCCGGGGTGAAGAACGCCGGGATGCCGGCGCCGCCGGCCCGCAGCCGCTCGGCCAGCGTGCCCTGCGGGGTCAGTTCCACCTCCAGCTCCCCGGCGAGGTACTGCCGGGCGAACTCCTTGTTCTCGCCGACGTACGAGGAGGTCATCCGGGCGATCCGGCCTGCTCGCAGCAACAGGCCCAGCCCCCAGCCGTCCACCCCGCAGTTGTTCGACACCACGCGCAGACCAGTGGTGCCGGCGGTCACCAGCGCGCCGATCAGGGTGCTCGGGATGCCGCAGAGGCCGAAGCCGCCGACGGCCAGCACCGCGCCGTCGGGAATGTCCCCGACGGCGGCGTCGGGGGAGTCCAGGACCTTGTCCAAGGGATCACCTCATGGGGTGTGGGAGGGGAAGGGATCGCGGCGCCCGGGGGCTGCGCATACGGTTGCGGGTGGCGGTTGCGGGTGGCGGTTGCGGGCGGGTAGGGCGTGGCGCGGCGGGTGACCGTAGCGCTGCCGGGGGCGGGGCGCCGGGTCCGATGCCGGGCTGGGAGCCGGGAGCCGGGAGCTGGGAGCTGGGAGCCGGGAGCCGGGAGCCCGAAGCCGGGAGCCCGGGGCCGTGCCCACCGGGTGCTGCGCCCCTCCCACGGTCTCCGGGCGCGGGGCGCCGCAGCCATGGCGACCACCGCCATGGACGGGCGCCGCCCCGTGTCGGCGGGCCACATCCGGACGCCCGGAGCGCGCTGTCGAGCCGACGGTGTGTCGAACGAAGCCACATCGCGGCGGGCCGCTACGGCGACCGGGCACATGTCGCCGGTCCCACCGCACACCTACGGTTCCGGCATCCACCCCTCCGCACCCCCAGGAGTCGGTCACCATGCGCAGCACCACAGTCCCCACCAGGACCGCCTCCGGCGCCCACCCGGGCGAGGCCCTGACCGGTGGCCCGGCCCAGAAGCTCGCAGCCGTCGCGGTGTGCGTCCTGCTCGCCGCAGGCTGCGCCAAGGCCGGTACCGCCGGGACTGCCGAGGGAGGCGGCGGTGCGAAGGCCCCGGTCAAGGTCGGCCTGGTGTACTCCAAGACCGGCCCGCTCGCCGCCTACGGCAAGCAGTACCTGGACGGCTTCAAGGCCGGCCTGAGCTATGCGACCAAGGGCACCGGCGAGGTCGACGGGCACAAAGTCGAGTTCGAGGAACAGGACGATGCGGGCGATCCGGCGAAGGCGGTGTCCGCCGCCAAGGACCTGATCGGCAAGGGCTACAAGGTCCTGGCCGGCTCCACCGCCTCCGGTGTCGCCCTTCAGGTCGGCCCGATCGCGGCCCAGAACAAGGTGGTCTTCATCAGCGGCCCGGCCGCCGCCGACAAGGTCACCGGCTTGAACAAGTACACCTTCCGTTCCGGCCGCCAGTCCTACCAGGACATCAGGACGGCTGCCTCGTTCATCGGTGACGCCAAGGGTAAGAAGGTCACCGTGCTCGCTCAGGACAACGCCTTCGGGCAGGCCAACGTGGCCGCCGTGAAGGCCGTGCTCGGCGCCCAGGGTGCGACGGTGGAGCAGGTGCTCGCCCCGCCGAGCGCCACCGACCTCACCCCCTTCGCCACCCAGGCCAAGACCGCCAAGCCCGACCTGCTGTTCGTCGCCTGGGCCGGCGACACCGCGTCGGCCCTGTGGACGGCGCTCAACCAGCAGGACGTGTTCACCGACACCAAGGTCGCCACCGGCCTGGACCTGGCCGCCTCCTACCCGCTGTTCGGCCCGGCCGGTGAGAAGATCTCCTTCCTGAACCACTACTTCGACGGCGCTGCCGGCACCCCGGTGGAGAAGGCCATGACGGAGGCCGTCACCGTCGGGGGCGGCAAGACCGACATCTTCACTCCGGACGGCTTCACCGCCGCCCAGATGATCGTGCACGCCATCGAGGCCAACCAAGGCTCGGCGGATGACACTTCGGCGCTGGTCAAGGCCCTGGAAGGCTGGAGCTTCGACGGGGTCAAGGGCCGGACCACGGTGCGCGCCGAGGACCACGCCCTCCTCCAGCCGATGTTCCAGGTCCGGCTGACCGGCACCGGGGCCGCCGCCAAGCCCTCGGTGGAGAAGACCCTGACCGCCGACGAGGTGGCGCCCCCGGTCACCCCGATGGCGGGTTGATCCCGATGCCCGCTCCGGCTTTCTCCACGCCTCCGGCCGCCGCTCTTCTTTCCTCCTCTCCGGTGCTGCGGCTGGACGGACTCTGCTGGTCCGTACGCGGTGTGCCGATCGTCGAGGACGTCTCCTTCTCGGTCGGCGAAGGCGAGTTCATCGCCTTCATCGGGCCCAACGGCGCCGGCAAGACCTCTCTCTTCAACCTGATCTCCGGCATCTACCCGGCGACCCACGGCAGCCTCCACCTCGACGGCGCGGACATCACCACCGAGGCCGCGCACGCCCGCGCGCGCCGCGGGCTCGGCCGGACCTTTCAGACCTCCTCCCTCTGGCCGGGGATGACCGTCGCCGATCATGTCCGGCTGGCGGCCCAGGCAGCAGCCGGACCTCGAGCCTCGTACCGCCTCTGGCGCCGCGCCGACCGCTACCCGGAGCAGGTGGCCGACACGCTCCACCGCACCGAACTCACCCACCGCGCCGACACCCTGGCCGGAGCGCTCTCGCACGGCGAGAAGCGCAAGCTGGAACTCGCCGTCCTGCTCGTCTCCGACCCGAGGCTGATCCTGCTCGACGAGCCGATGGCCGGTGTCAGCGCGGAGGAGGTGCCGGCCCTCACCGAACTGATCCGTTCCGTGCACCGTGAGCTCGGCCGGACCGTCCTGATGGTCGAGCACCACATGGACGTCCTGCTCGGCCTGGCCGACCGCCTGGCGGTGATGTACCACGGCACCCTGCTCGCCCTGGACACCCCCGAGGCCGTGGTGGTCGATCCGACCGTGCAACAGGCCTACCTGGGTGAGGCGTTGTGACCTCCTCTCCGCATTCCTCGACGCATCCGTCCTCCTCCGGCCAGTCGTTCGCTGTGCAGTCCTCCTTTGTGCCGTCCTCCTCCGTCCAGTCGTCCTCCGTCCAGTCGTCCTCCTCGTGTTCGTCCGCGGCCGAACCCCTCCTTTCCGTCCGCGACCTGCGGGTGGTCATCGACGGGCTGCACATCCTGCACGGCGTCGACTTCGACGTGGCCCCCGCCGGAGTCACCGCACTGCTGGGCCGCAACGGCGCCGGCAAGACCACCACCGTGAAGGCCGTCATGGGCCTGGTGCCGCGCACCGGGAGCATTCGGCTTTCCGGTGCTGAGATTTCCTCCCTCCCCACGCATCTGGTCGTCCGTCATGGAATCGGCTACGCGCCCGAGGATCGCGGGATCTTCGCCCGCCTGACGGTCGCCGAGAACCTTCGCCTCGCCGAGCGCGGAGCTCCGGGCGGAGCCGAGGGGAGCGAGCCGAACTACTCGCTCGTCCACGAGCTCTTCCCTGAACTCAAGGAGCGCTCCGGACAGTTGGCCGGGACTCTCTCCGGGGGCCAGCAGCAGATGGTGGCGATCGGCCGGACGCTGCTCAACCAGAACCGGCTGATCATCGCCGACGAGCCCACCAAGGGCCTGGCGCCGAAGATCGTCTCGGAGGTGGCCGAGGTGCTGGCGCGAGCGGCCGAGGCCGTGCCCGTTCTCCTGGTCGAGCAGAACCTCGCGCTGGTCCGCCGGTTGGCGGGCACCTGTGCCGTTCTGGCCGATGGCCGGACCGCCCACCAGGGCGACACCGCCGAGCTGTTGGCCGACGAGGAGGCGGCCCGCCGCCTGCTCGGCGTCGGCTCCCGTCACCCGCTCGCCGGCGGACTCCGGTCCGCCGCCACCCCGGCCACCCCTGTCGTCACCGCGGAGGTGAAGCCCTGATGGACACCGTCGTTCTCCTTTCCTGTACTGGTCTCGGACTCGGTGCGCTGTACTTCCTGGTCGCCTCCGGTCTCTCGTTGATCTTCGGTCTGATGGACGTGCTCAACTTCGCGCACGGCGCCCTGCTCTCCATCGGCTCCTATGCGACCTGGTGGGCCGGCACGGAGGCCGGCTTCTCCTTCTGGCTCGCGGTGCCGTTCGGCACCCTGGTGGGGACTGCCGCCGCCGTCCTGCTCGAGCTCTTCCTGATCCGGCCGCTCTACAGCCGCCCACGCGACCAGATCCTCGCCACCGTCGGGGTCGGTCTCGCCGTACCCGCCCTGCTCATGGGGATCTGGGGCGCGGACGCCCGCCCCTTCCCCCAGCCGGCCCTGCTGGCCGGCACCTGGCACGTGCTCGGTGCGACCGTCCCGGTCAACCGCTTCGTGCTGGTGGCCGCCGCCGGGCTGTTGCTGCTCACTCTTCGGTTGTTCCTCGCCCGCACCCGCTACGGGCTGATCGTCCGGGCCGGCGTCGAGGACCGTGCGATGGTCACGGCGCTCGGCATCGACGTCCAGAGGGCGTTCACCCTCGTCTTCGCCCTCGGCGGGGCGGCCGCCGCTCTGGGCGGCGCCCTCGGCGGCCTCTACTTCGGTTCGGTCAATCCCGGTCAGGGGACCAGCCTGCTCATCTTCGCCTTCGTCGTCGTGGTGATGGGTGGCATGGGCTCCGTGACCGGAGCCGCCGTCGCCTCGGTGGGCGTCGGCCTCGTCCAGCAGTTCGCCAACTACTACACCGGCGCCGGGCTCGGCGACCTCTCGGTCGTCGTCCTGCTCGCCGTGCTGCTTCTCGTCCGACCCCGTGGACTCACCGGGAGGCTCGCGTGAGCGCCGAAACTCCGATCACGAGCACCGGTGGCCCCGCGGTCGCCCGCAGCGCCGCCACCTCGGCAGGGGGGACTGACACCAGCCCTGCCGTGACCGCCATGCCAGCAGAGGGGACTGACACCAGCTCCGCCGACACCACCACTATGGCAAGGGGGACTGACACCAGCCTTGCCGGAACCCATTGTGAACACACGGACGAGCCTGGCGCCATCCCTCGAACAGGTGATTCAGTCGCTAATCGCTGGACACTGATGCACGCAGCGCTACGCTGGTGGCCGATCGCCCTGCTGATCACGCTCCTTGTCGCCCCATACAGTGCGCTTCCCGTCCCGGGACTGCTCGACGGCCCGCTCGGCAGCTCCGGAAGTCTTCAACTCATCGCCCTGTGCCTGCTCTACGGGGCCCTCGCCACCGGCTACGACCTCCTGCTCGGTCGTACCGGACTGCTCTCCTTCGGCCACGCGCTCTACTTCGCCACCGGCCTCTACGCCACCGATCTGGGCATGCTCGAGCTGCGACTCCCGTTCGCCGCCGCCGCGGCGTTCGGCGTCGCCTGCACCGTGCTGCTGGCCGTGCTGCTCGGCTCGGTGAGCCTGCGCGTCACCGGCATCGGCTTCTCCATGGTCACCCTCGCCTTCGCCCAGGCCGGCGCGATCCTGGTCCAGCGCAACCCCGGTGGTGTCACCGGCGGCGAGGAGGGCCGCTCCGCCCCGGCCGACCTGCTGCCGTCCGGCCTGCTCGGGATCGAGAACACCGCCAACCTCTACTGGGTCGCCGTCGGTTACCTGCTGCTGACGGTCGCCGCGGTCCACTGGGCCGTCAACTCCCCGGCCGGCCGGGTCTGGGAGGGCATCAAGGAGAACGAGCGCCGGGTGGCGGTGCTCGGACTGCGTCCCTACGGCTACAAGTTGGTCGCCTTCGTACTGTCCGGCGCGCTCGCCGGGCTGGGGGGAGTGGTCTACCTGCTGCTCACCGGCGGGGCCACCCCGCAGGCTGCCGGCTCGGACACCACGCTCGCACTGCTGGTCATGGTGGTCCTCGGAGGCTCCGGCACCCGTTGGGGGCCGCTGCTCGGCGGCGTTCTCTACACCTGGGCCGACCACCGGCTCGGCGACCTCGCCAACTCGAGCGCCGTCGCGGACCTGCCCGCGGTGCTGCGCGTGCCGCTCTCCCAACCCCTGTTCCTGCTGGGTGCCCTGTTCGTCGCCGTGGTCTACCTGCTCCCCGGCGGCCTGGCCGGACTTCCCGCCCGCATCCGCGCCTCCCGATCCGCCCGCTCGGTCCGAACACTTGTCGGCGTGCCCGCCGGCCGTCCCACCGGAGGTAATCCCGCGTGAGCCAGTCGCCCCTGCAGCACGAGGAGTTGACCGTCCCCGTACCCGGCGGGGACCTGGCCGTCCTGCGATGGCCCGCCGACCGACCGGGGGCTCCGACGGTCGTGGCGGTGCACGGCATCACCGCCAACGGCCTCGCGTGGTACGAGGTTGCCCGCCGGCTCGCCGGACGGGTCACCCTGCTCGCGCCCGATCTGAGAGGTCGCAGCGCCAGCCGCTCGGTCGCCGGACCGTACGGGCTGGCCCGGCATGCCGACGACGTGGCCGCGCTGATCACCGCCCTCGGCGTGGGGCCCGTCGTGGTCGCCGGTCACTCGATGGGGGCCTGGGTCACCGCCCTGACCGCCGTCCGGCATCCCGAACTCGTCCGCCGGGTGGTGCTGGTGGACGGGGCGCTGACTTTCCCGCTCCCGGAGGGCGTTCGCGAGGAGGACGCCCTGGCCGCGGTGCTCGGTCCCGCGCTGGCCCGACTGTCGATGACCTTCCCGGATCGCGCCGCCTACCGGGAGTTCTGGCAGCGACACCCGGCCTTCGACGGCCAATGGTCGGACGGGGTCGACGCCTACACCCAGCGCGACCTCGTCGGTGCCGAGCCCGAACTGCGCTCCTCCTGCGTGCTGGAGGCCGTCCGGATCGACGGTGCTCAGGTCATGCTGGACCGGGAGGCGGCCGAAGCCGTGCACCGGCTGCCCTGCCCGGCCGAACTGCTCTGGGCGGAGCGCGGCCTGCTCGACGAGCCGCAGGGCCTCTACGACCACCAACGGATCGGGTTGTCCGGGCTTGACCGGGAACGGGTGCCGGCCTCGCTCGTGCCGGGCACCAACCACTACTCCATCCTCTGGGGCCAGGCGGGAGCCGACCGCATCGTCAGCCGGCTGCTCGAGGACGTTCCCGCCGCCGGCTGACGGCCCCGGTCCGGAACGACAGGACACCGGAAGAACGGGACACCGGAGGAAACGGGGTGCCGGAACGCCGGAGCCACGGAACGACGACGGCCGGCGGGGTGTTCGCACCCCGCCGGCCGTACCGGCTCGGCTGCTTCCGGCTCAGCCGCCGCCAGAGCGGGTCAGCCCGCCGCGCCGAGGAAACCCTCCCAGCCGCCCGCCGGCGCCTGACCGACGTTGAGCGTGCGCAGCTTGCGCAGGGTCGACTGGTCCTGCACCTCCAGCCATTCGACCAGCTGCCGGAAGGAGACCAGCCGGACCTCGGGCTTGCCCGCGATGGCCTTGAGGGTCTCCTCGACGGCGTCCATGTAGATGCCGCCGTTCCACTGCTCGAAGTGGTTGCCGATGAAGAACGGCGCACGATTGCTGTTGTAGGCGCGCTCGAACCCGGCCAGGTAGGAGTTGGTGGCCTGGGTGCGCCAGTCGCCGTACTTGGACGGGTCGCCCTTGGTGCTGCCGTTGGACTGGTTGGCCAGGATGTTGTAGTCCATCGACAGGACCTGGAAGGTGTGCCCGGGGAAGGGGATGGACTGCAGCGGGAAGTCCCAGATCTTGCCGTCCTGGACCTTCTGCGGCCATATCTGGAGGCCGCCCGCGGAGCTGGCGTCGTACTTCCAGCCCAGCTTGGCGATGGTCGGCAGCAGCGCCTTCTGGCCCTCCAGGCACGGGGTGCGGCCCCCGATGAGCTCCTTCTTGTAGTCGAAGGGGAGCGGGTCGACGTCGGTGAACCCGGTGTTGGTCCGCCACTGGGTGACGAAGCCGATCGCCTGGTCGATCTCGCTCTGCCAGTCGTCCGGGGTCCACATGTTGACCCCGTTCTTGTCCGGGCGGCTGGAGCAGAAGTGTCCGTTGAAGTGGGTGCCGATCTCGTGCCCGGCGAGCCAGGCCTGGCTGACCAGCTTGAGGGTGCTCTTGACCGCGCCGTCCGAGAGGTAGGGGATGTCGGAGGCACCGACGGAGTGCTTCGGCGGGTGGTAGAGCTGGGACTTGCCCTTGGGCAGGGCGTAGATGCCGGAGAGGAAGAAGGTCATCGTGGCCTTGTACTGCTCCGCCAGCTTGAGGAAGCGGGGGAACTGGCCGTCGTCGGTGCCGCCCGCGCCGTCCCAGGAGAACACCACGAACTGCGGCGGGCGCTCGCCCGGCTTGAGCTTCTCGGGCTTGGGCTGGTTCGGCTGCGGGCCGGTGTCCGCGTTGGAGCCGTCGCCGATCGGGGTGCCCTTGGGCACCACGGCCTGGGTCGGGTCGGTGGTGCCGCTCTGGCCGGGGTTCGCGGTGCTGCCGGAGGAAGTCGAGGCGGAGTCGTTCCCCGAACCGGATCCGCTGCTGGAACAGGCAGCGACCGCACCGAGGGCTGCGGTCGCGGCGGTCGCACTGAGCACCGTCCTGCGCGAGATGCTGGTCATGGTCTCCCCTGGGTGCCGACCGCCGGTGGTGAGGGCGGCCCGGGCCGCACCGGTCAAATCAGGCAATTGATGTATTTTCCGCCGTTAGCATTTCATGTCGCCTTAGCGGCTTCCAAGGCCGCGGGGCTCCGACGACAGTCAACACGCCGGGGGCGCCCGCCTGGGCTGCAGGGATTCGTCGTCTGTTGCGGTCTTGTGACGCTTCGCAGTGCGCACCGTCAGGGGAGTACGGTACCGCCGCCCTGCCCGGGCCGGTCAGAGTTCGTCAGCGCTCAGTACCGGTCGTCGCCCGTAAGGGAATTGTGCTCCTGACAGTCTTCCGTGGCCGGAAGGCGCCGGCCCGTCGGGACCGGTCAGAGCGTGGCCAGCCGCCGGTTGCGGCGCACTATTCGGGCGATCGCGGTGCTGATGGCGGTGGCCGCCGCGCAGGAGACCGCCAGACTCAGCCAGGCGGTGTTGAACCAGTGGCTGTTCAGCCAGCCCAGCGTCACGATGTAGGCGGCCCAGACCAGCGCCGCCAGTGCCGACCAGTGCAGGAAGCGGTGCGGATGGGCGGGAGAGTGGCCGATGGCCAGGTCCAGGACGGTTCGCCCGGCCGGCACGAACCGCGCGATCACCACCATCGCGGCCGCCCCGCCGTGCGGGCGCTCGACCAGTGACTGCTGGACCCTGGCCACGCTGGCCGCCAGTTTCGGGCGCCGGGCGAGTCGGCGCTGCAGCGCCGGGGCACCGCGCCGGGCGAGGTGGAGTAGCAGGAGGTCGCCCAGGAAGGAGGCCGTCGCCACGCCCAGGCCGAGCAGCACCGGGGCGCCGTTGATCTGTGCGGTCTTGAGAACGGCCAGGATGACCAGGGTCCCGCTCGGGATGAAGGGGAGTAGGGCGTCGCCGAGTACGGCGAAGAGCGCAAGGGCGCAGATCCACGAGGATCCGATCGCCGCCACGAAATTCAAGGCCTTACTCCCTCCACGCCGCCCTGGGGGAGCAGGTGGCTGCTGGGGTCAACGCTAGCGCCCCGACTTTTCATGCCATGAAGCACCCCGGTGTGCAGGGGATCACGGAGGGCGGCAGCAGCTCACGGCCCCCGCGGCGGGGCACGGCCGGCTCCCGAGCGGAGGCGCGGATCGGGCCCGGCGGCGCGCCTCGGTGGTGCGCCCCGGACGGCGTGCCCCGACGGCGTGCCCGGGCCAAGATCGTCGCCGGACGCCACCGGCAGAGGCGGGCCGGTCGCGGGGCTCGTCGGGCAGGGACCGGAGGGGCAGGGCCGGGTCCGCCGGAAACGGGAACGAGCCCCCGGGGCGGGGTGCCGCGCCGAGGGCTCGCAGGGACGTTCGGCGCTGGTCCAGCCCGACGACCTTGCTGGTAGAACGCGGATCCGCTCGGTGGTCCGCTTCTGATCATCACCCTGCCCGAAGTCGACCACCGATCGCGAGCGCTCAGGCTGGCGACTTCCGACCCTGGCGTGAAGTCGCCATCTGCTCCGGCTTGCTGGCTCTCCGTCATCCGAACGGTCGGTCGGCCCGCTCGCACGAACCGGTCGGTCCGCAATCCGGGCCGCAACCTGGCCCCCGACCCGGACCGCAACCCGGACCGCAACCCGGACCGCAATCCCGCCCGCACCCGGATCGCACCTGGATCAAGCAGCCGGCCCGGGAACAGCGGGCCCGCGACCGTGGTTGACCCCCGTCGGCAGCAGCGACCGCCGGGCCGTCCGAGACCCGCGCGGCCGCCCACGACGGCCGGCTCGGAGGAGAGCCGGACCAAGGACAGCCAGGAGGGCGGACGGCATGACCACCGAGGACCAGCAGGAGCACCGGGCCGGACCGGGGACCGGTGAGGCGATCCGGGGCACCGCCCGCGGCACGGCACCCGCTCCGCTCTCGATCCTCGACCTGGCCACCGTCGGCGTCGGCTACACGCCCAGCCAGGCCCTGGCCGCCACCACCGAGCTGGCCCGCCGGGCCGAACAGTGGGGGTACCACCGCTTCTGGGTGGCGGAGCACCACGGCATGCCCGGCGTGGCCAGCTCGACCCCGGCCGTCCTGCTCGCCCACCTCGGGGCCAACACCACCACGCTGCGGCTCGGTTCGGGCGGCGTCATGCTCCCCAACCACGCCCCGCTGGCCATCGCAGAGCAGTTCGGCCTGCTGGAGGCCCTGCACCCCGGCCGGATCGACCTCGGGCTCGGCCGCGCCCCCGGCACCGACCCGGCCACCACCCGCGCGCTGCGCCGCGGCGTCACCGAGGGCGCGGACGACTTTCCGCTGCAGCTCTCCGAGCTGACCCACTTCCTCGACGGGGACTTCCCCTCCGGCCACCCGTACGAGCGGCTGACCGCCGTTCCCAAGGGCGAGGGCCGTCCGCCGGTCTGGCTGCTCGGCTCCTCCGGCTTCAGCGCCCAGCTGGCCGGCCGCCTCGGCCTGCCGTTCGCCTTCGCCCACCACTTCAGCAGTGCCAATACCATCCCGGCGCTGGACCTGTACCGGACGTCCTTCCGCCCCTCCGCCGTGCTCAGCGAGCCGTACGCGCTGATCGGCGTGAGCGCCGTCGCCGCCGACGACGAGACCGCCGCCCGCCGCCTCGCCCGCTCCGCGGCCCTCGGCATGCTCCGGCTCCGGCGCGGCAACCCCGGCCCGATCCCCACCCCGGAGGAGGCCGAGGAGTACCCGTACAGCCCGGTCGAGGCGGACTTCATCGACAGCTGGCTCGACAACGTGGTGCTGGGCGCCCCGGGCCAGGTCGCCGACGGCCTGGAGGCGCTGCGCAAGCGGACCGGCGTGGACGAGCTGATGGTCACCTCGCACATCCACGGCCACGAGGCCCGGTTCCGCTCCTACGGCCTGATCGCCGAGGCGTACGGCCTGACGGCGACCACCTGAACTCCCTCCCGGACAGCCCTGCCCGGGAGGGGCCGCACCGAACCCGGCGGGGCCGCACCGAACCCGGCGGGCCGCACCGAATTCGGCCGGGCGGCCCGGTCCGCCTGTCCTTCCCCGCCCCGTCGGCCTAGCGGCCGCTCGGGGTGGGGCGGCGCTCCCGGAGTATCGCCGCGACGAGCTCGGCTTCGCCGGGGCGGGCGAAGTACCAGCCCTGGGCGGTGTCGCAGCCGGTCAGCCGGAGCCGCTCGGCCTGGGCGGCGCTCTCGATGCCCTCGGCGGTGACGGTCAGGCCGAGGGTGTGGGCCAGTTGCACCATCGCGCCGACGATCTGCTCATCCGCGTCGCTGCGGCGGGAGCGGTGCTCCGGGTGGACCGGGCGCTCCGCCGGCACCGAAGAGACGGCCGAAGAGGCGGCCGAAGACGCCGCCGGGGCCGCGGTCGGTGCGGGGTCGCGGAAGCCCTCGATGAACGTTCCGTCGAGCTTCAGGACGTGCACCGGCAGCCGGGAGAGGTACGCCAGGTTGGAGTAGCCGGTGCCGAAGTCGTCGATCGCGATCCGCACGCCCATGTCGGCGAGCGCCTGCAGGGCCTGCAGCGGGCGGCCGCCGGGGCCGAGCAGGGCGCTCTCGGTGATCTCCAGCTGCAGCAGCCGGGCCGGCAGGCCGGTGCGTTCGAGGGCCCGGGCGACGTCGGCCACCACGTCGGAGTCCCAGATCTGGCGGGCTGCCAGGTTGACGCTCACGAAGGTCTCGGTGTCCGGGAACTCGGTGAGCCACTGCCGGGCTTGGCGGCAGGACTCCTCCAGCACCCACTTGCCGAGCGGCACGATGGCGCCGGACTCCTCGGCGAGCGGGATGAAGCGGTCGGGGGAGAGCGTCCCGTAGCGGGGGTGGCGCCAGCGGACCAAGGCCTCCGCGCCGTGCACCGTGCCGTCGGCCAGACCGACCAGCGGCTGGTACTCGATGGTGAACTCACCGCGCTCCAGGGCCGGCCGCAGCGCGGTGGCGAGCAGCTGGCGGGTGAGCTGGTGGGCACCGCGGTCCGGGTCGTAGAGGGTCCACCGGGCACGGCCGTCGGCCTTGGACCAGTAGAGCGTCGCGTCGGCGTCCTTGACCAGGTCGGTCGGGGTGGTCTCGTGCACCGACCGCTCGACCACGCCGACGCTGGCGGTGACCACCAGCCGGTGCCCGGCGACGTCGAAGGGACGTTCCAGCACCTCCAGGATCCGTCCGGCCAGCGCGGTGAGCTGCTCGCTGCC from Kitasatospora cathayae includes:
- a CDS encoding DedA family protein — protein: MAAIGSSWICALALFAVLGDALLPFIPSGTLVILAVLKTAQINGAPVLLGLGVATASFLGDLLLLHLARRGAPALQRRLARRPKLAASVARVQQSLVERPHGGAAAMVVIARFVPAGRTVLDLAIGHSPAHPHRFLHWSALAALVWAAYIVTLGWLNSHWFNTAWLSLAVSCAAATAISTAIARIVRRNRRLATL
- a CDS encoding LLM class flavin-dependent oxidoreductase is translated as MTTEDQQEHRAGPGTGEAIRGTARGTAPAPLSILDLATVGVGYTPSQALAATTELARRAEQWGYHRFWVAEHHGMPGVASSTPAVLLAHLGANTTTLRLGSGGVMLPNHAPLAIAEQFGLLEALHPGRIDLGLGRAPGTDPATTRALRRGVTEGADDFPLQLSELTHFLDGDFPSGHPYERLTAVPKGEGRPPVWLLGSSGFSAQLAGRLGLPFAFAHHFSSANTIPALDLYRTSFRPSAVLSEPYALIGVSAVAADDETAARRLARSAALGMLRLRRGNPGPIPTPEEAEEYPYSPVEADFIDSWLDNVVLGAPGQVADGLEALRKRTGVDELMVTSHIHGHEARFRSYGLIAEAYGLTATT
- a CDS encoding putative bifunctional diguanylate cyclase/phosphodiesterase yields the protein MRHKESSHHRHLAAPVLDPAGLTASATASPSSSQAASPATACGTLEGPAVLLCPTCSAPLTAGTHPGAGEAAGVDGDAGDRLLAALRASESRLRAAFCDAVIGMALIDPEDRIIEVNPAFAALIGCGVGELVRTHLHEIIDPEGMPHRLFSELVHGKRERFRVEKQLKHREGHTVWSKVTVSLIRDPAGQPLYTLALVEDITEQRRLGDRLEYQALHDPLTRLPNRTSFFERLDAACLPGSDDREGSGGSGSSGGSGRRVAAEGRRVGVCYLDLDGFAAINETLGHHIGDQLLIAVAARLRHGLSERDAHLVARMGGDEFAVLVTDSQGSEQLTALAGRILEVLERPFDVAGHRLVVTASVGVVERSVHETTPTDLVKDADATLYWSKADGRARWTLYDPDRGAHQLTRQLLATALRPALERGEFTIEYQPLVGLADGTVHGAEALVRWRHPRYGTLSPDRFIPLAEESGAIVPLGKWVLEESCRQARQWLTEFPDTETFVSVNLAARQIWDSDVVADVARALERTGLPARLLQLEITESALLGPGGRPLQALQALADMGVRIAIDDFGTGYSNLAYLSRLPVHVLKLDGTFIEGFRDPAPTAAPAASSAASSAVSSVPAERPVHPEHRSRRSDADEQIVGAMVQLAHTLGLTVTAEGIESAAQAERLRLTGCDTAQGWYFARPGEAELVAAILRERRPTPSGR